Proteins encoded together in one Rhizobium bangladeshense window:
- the xdhB gene encoding xanthine dehydrogenase molybdopterin binding subunit, whose amino-acid sequence MDKSTFEDRKVVIMGPMHGPVRHDSAHKHVTGTADYIDDIPEPAGLLHGALGLSDRAHAEIIGIDLSGVAAYPGVIWVFTGKDVPGVNDVSCNGSHDEPLLAETLVQFHGQPIFAVIAETREAARRAARLAKIDYRDLPHWSDIDGALANGSPLVTTPMTLQRGEPETEMPNAAMRLRGRMRIGGQEHFYLEGHIALAIPGEDDEVIVWSSTQHPSEIQHIVGHVLDIPSNAVTVNVRRMGGGFGGKETQGNQFAALAAIAAKKLGRAIKFRPDRDEDMSATGKRHDFLVDYEVGFDAEGRIHAVDATYAARCGFSSDLSGPVTDRALFHADSSYFYPHVHLQSKPLKTHTVSNTAFRGFGGPQGMLGAERFIEEIAYALGKDPLDVRKLNFYGQPGSGRTLTPYHQEVEDNIIPRIVEELEETADYRARRNAIIAFNRDSRYIRKGIALTPVKFGISFTMTAFNQAGALVHVYQDGSIHLNHGGTEMGQGLYTKVAQVLADSFQVDMDRVKITATTTAKVPNTSATAASSGSDLNGMAAFDAARQIKERLVAFAAEKWEVAPSEVVFLPNRVRVGELEIPFPDFVKQAYFARVQLSAAGFYKTPKIHWDRKAGRGTPFYYFAYGAACSEVSIDTLTGEYLIDRTDILHDVGRSLNPAIDLGQVEGAFVQGLGWLTTEELWWDDKGRLRTHAPSTYKIPLASDRPKIFNVRLAEWSENAEATIGRSKAVGEPPFMLAISVLEALSMAVASVADYKVCPRLDAPATPERVLMAVERMKRVQR is encoded by the coding sequence ATGGACAAGTCCACCTTCGAAGACCGCAAAGTTGTCATCATGGGACCGATGCACGGCCCCGTGCGTCATGATTCCGCGCATAAGCACGTCACCGGCACCGCCGACTATATCGACGATATTCCCGAACCCGCCGGCCTGCTGCACGGCGCCCTCGGCCTCTCCGACCGGGCCCATGCCGAAATCATCGGTATCGATCTTTCCGGGGTCGCAGCCTATCCCGGCGTGATCTGGGTCTTCACCGGCAAGGACGTGCCCGGCGTCAACGACGTCAGCTGCAATGGCAGCCATGACGAGCCGCTGCTGGCCGAAACTTTGGTTCAGTTCCACGGCCAGCCGATCTTTGCCGTCATCGCCGAAACGCGCGAGGCTGCCCGGCGCGCCGCGCGGCTCGCCAAGATCGACTATCGCGACCTGCCGCACTGGAGCGATATCGACGGCGCTCTCGCCAATGGCAGCCCTCTGGTCACGACACCGATGACCCTCCAGCGCGGCGAGCCGGAAACGGAAATGCCGAACGCCGCCATGCGCCTGAGGGGCCGGATGCGCATCGGCGGTCAGGAGCATTTCTACCTCGAAGGCCATATCGCCCTGGCCATTCCCGGCGAGGACGACGAGGTCATCGTCTGGTCCTCGACCCAGCATCCGAGCGAGATCCAGCACATCGTCGGCCACGTGCTCGACATCCCGTCCAACGCCGTCACGGTCAATGTGCGCCGCATGGGCGGTGGCTTCGGCGGCAAGGAAACGCAGGGCAATCAGTTCGCAGCCCTTGCGGCGATCGCCGCCAAGAAGCTCGGCCGCGCCATCAAGTTCCGTCCCGATCGTGATGAGGATATGAGCGCCACCGGCAAACGCCATGATTTCCTTGTCGATTACGAGGTTGGCTTTGACGCCGAAGGCCGTATCCACGCCGTCGATGCGACGTATGCGGCCCGTTGCGGCTTCTCCTCGGATCTCTCGGGCCCTGTGACCGACCGGGCTCTCTTCCATGCCGACTCCAGCTATTTCTACCCGCATGTGCATCTGCAGTCGAAGCCCTTGAAGACGCACACGGTCTCCAACACCGCCTTCCGCGGTTTCGGCGGACCGCAGGGAATGCTCGGCGCCGAGCGCTTCATCGAGGAGATCGCCTACGCCCTCGGCAAGGATCCGCTCGATGTCCGCAAGCTGAATTTCTATGGCCAGCCGGGCTCCGGGCGCACGCTCACCCCCTACCATCAGGAGGTCGAGGACAACATCATCCCCCGCATCGTCGAGGAGTTGGAGGAGACAGCCGACTATCGGGCACGGCGCAACGCCATCATCGCCTTCAATCGCGACAGCCGCTACATTAGAAAAGGCATAGCGTTGACGCCGGTCAAGTTCGGCATCTCCTTCACCATGACCGCCTTCAACCAGGCCGGCGCCCTCGTCCATGTCTATCAGGACGGCTCGATCCACCTGAACCATGGCGGCACCGAAATGGGCCAGGGCCTCTATACCAAGGTGGCGCAGGTGCTGGCCGACAGCTTCCAGGTCGATATGGACAGGGTGAAAATCACCGCGACGACGACGGCCAAGGTACCCAACACCTCGGCCACCGCCGCCTCTTCAGGCTCGGATTTGAACGGCATGGCAGCCTTCGATGCCGCCCGCCAGATCAAGGAACGGCTGGTGGCCTTTGCCGCCGAGAAATGGGAAGTGGCGCCTTCCGAGGTGGTCTTCCTGCCGAACCGGGTGCGCGTCGGCGAGCTTGAGATCCCCTTTCCCGACTTCGTCAAGCAGGCCTATTTCGCCCGCGTCCAGCTGTCGGCCGCCGGCTTCTACAAGACGCCGAAGATCCATTGGGACCGCAAGGCCGGCCGCGGCACGCCCTTCTATTATTTCGCCTATGGCGCCGCCTGCAGCGAAGTCTCGATCGACACGCTGACCGGCGAATATCTGATCGACCGGACCGACATCCTCCACGACGTCGGCCGCTCTTTGAACCCGGCGATCGACCTGGGCCAAGTCGAGGGAGCTTTCGTGCAGGGCTTGGGCTGGCTGACGACGGAGGAGCTCTGGTGGGACGACAAGGGCCGGCTGCGCACCCATGCGCCATCGACCTACAAGATCCCGCTCGCCTCCGACCGCCCGAAAATCTTCAACGTGCGGCTCGCCGAATGGTCGGAGAATGCCGAAGCGACGATCGGCCGTTCCAAGGCCGTCGGCGAACCACCTTTCATGCTGGCGATCTCTGTGCTGGAAGCCCTGTCGATGGCGGTCGCCAGCGTCGCGGATTACAAGGTCTGCCCGAGGCTCGATGCGCCGGCGACGCCGGAACGGGTGCTGATGGCGGTGGAGCGGATGAAGCGGGTGCAGAGATGA